A genomic stretch from Fusarium musae strain F31 chromosome 9, whole genome shotgun sequence includes:
- a CDS encoding hypothetical protein (EggNog:ENOG41) translates to MALTAAQVAIVKSTAPILKEHGKTITTTFYRNMLGAHPELKNYFSLRNQQTGAQQAALANSVLAYATYIDDLGKLSHAVERIAHKHVSLFIKPEHYPIVGTHLIGAIGEVLGSALTTEIKDAWVAAYGQLADIFIQREGQMYEAAGEWNSWRKFKIVKKEAENDSVTSFYLEPTDGKSLPKFLPGQYVSVQIPIPELDGLLQSRQFSLSEAPGTGHYRISVKLQGPTEEPAIEDLAAGKIAGLLSTRLHNRYNVGDELELSPPAGEFSLDPADTSAAKKPLVLLSAGVGATPLVSILDSVLQSPTASRPITWIHGARYSGSTCFVPHVLDSAKKHENITATIFLEDVKEGDQYDFKGEIDLAKLQKEQLLQLDNADAEYYICGPEDWMVNVRAFLEENGVPRERQHLELFKTGDI, encoded by the coding sequence ATGGCTCTCACCGCAGCACAAGTAGCAATTGTGAAGTCAACTGCTCCCATCCTGAAGGAGCATGGCAAGACTATCACCACCACTTTCTACCGCAACATGCTCGGCGCCCATCCTGAGCTCAAGAACTACTTCTCTCTACGAAACCAGCAGACCGGAGCTCAGCAAGCTGCTCTCGCCAACTCTGTCCTCGCCTACGCCACATATATCGACGACCTTGGCAAGCTTTCCCACGCTGTTGAGCGCATTGCTCACAAGCACGtttctctcttcatcaagccaGAGCACTACCCCATCGTTGGCACACATCTCATCGGTGCCATTGGTGAGGTTCTCGGTTCTGCTTTGACGACTGAGATCAAGGACGCTTGGGTTGCTGCTTATGGCCAGCTCGCTGATATCTTTATCCAGCGCGAGGGTCAGATGTACGAGGCTGCTGGCGAATGGAACTCGTGGCGCAAGTTCAAGattgtcaagaaggaggctgagaaCGACTCtgttactagcttttatctTGAGCCTACTGATGGCAAGTCTCTGCCCAAGTTCCTCCCCGGACAATACGTCAGCGTGCAGATTCCCATCCCTGAGCTTGATGGTCTTCTTCAGAGCCGTCAGTTCAGTCTGAGCGAGGCCCCTGGCACCGGCCACTACCGCATCAGTGTCAAGCTTCAGGGTCCCACCGAGGAGCCTGCTATTGAGGATCTCGCTGCTGGCAAGATTGCTGGTCTTCTCTCCACAAGACTTCACAACCGTTACAACGTCGGTGACGAGCTTGAGCTGAGCCCTCCTGCTGGAGAGTTCTCCCTCGACCCTGCCGACACTTCTGCTGCCAAGAAGcctcttgttctcctctcGGCTGGTGTTGGCGCCACTCCTCTCGTCTCAATCCTCGACTCAGTTCTTCAGTCCCCTACCGCCTCACGACCCATCACCTGGATCCACGGTGCTCGCTACTCTGGCTCTACCTGCTTCGTTCCCCACGTTCTCGACTCTGCTAAGAAGCACGAGAACATCACCGCCACGATCTTCCTAGAGGATGTTAAGGAAGGTGACCAGTACGACTTCAAGGGCGAGATCGACCTTGCCAAGCTCCAGAAGGAAcaacttctccagctcgACAACGCTGATGCTGAGTACTACATCTGCGGACCTGAGGACTGGATGGTCAATGTCAGGGCATTCCTCGAGGAGAACGGTGTTCCCCGTGAGCGCCAGCACctcgagctcttcaagaCTGGTGATATTTAA
- a CDS encoding hypothetical protein (EggNog:ENOG41), with protein MAETVHRKACDRCHAQKLSCKRYNDEACERCVRLKTECKSSPSLRYRKNQQQLAESQQQQQQFVENGTTSSLTATSSGRRSPKRRRTDSQEDPSLVSPDADSSLSLTSKSHILPVSVPIPVSPDPVVDSTDFAFTFDQQLAFFTNPQYLSHPEFPGTRPVFWEPAPLYQHQQQHQQQQPPEHHSYHQPPGEVAPERDALHQQHVVPLSCAPEHSSTSDKRASRTQSKQQQRSNRPRPRQITLRHDADLSPLQQHEVPPIHWMAQLSDINARLLDLASALPTPQDGPLMGRPVDERFRSQGFPIEDMFKLTRCVADILEKPSSNNDGSKMHHSTIDGSDPGNAMFILSTYVRLLDMYQRVFSLVHTELATQTDTASGNYPP; from the exons ATGGCAGAGACGGTCCATCGGAAAGCTTGTGATCGCTGTCACGCGCAGAAACTCAGCTGCAAACGATATAACGACGAGGCGTGCGAGCGGTGCGTCAGACTCAAGACGGAATGCAAGTCTAGTCCGTCCCTACGGTATAGGAAGAACCAGCAGCAACTTGCGGAGagtcagcagcagcagcaacagttTGTTGAGAACGGGACAACTTCTTCTCTTACTGCTACTTCGAGTGGACGCCGCTCGCCGAAACGACGACGGACAGATAGTCAAGAGGATCCGAGTCTTGTCTCACCCGACGCGG acagcagcctcagcctgaCGTCTAAGAGTCATATCCTCCCCGTCTCCGTCCCTATCCCTGTCTCACCCGATCCCGTAGTCGACAGCACCGACTTTGCCTTCACCTTCGACCAGCAGCTTGCCTTCTTCACAAATCCTCAGTATTTATCTCACCCCGAGTTCCCCGGAACTCGTCCTGTGTTCTGGGAACCTGCACCTCTCTACCAGCATCAGCAacagcaccaacagcagcagccaccTGAACACCACTCTTATCACCAGCCGCCGGGTGAAGTTGCACCAGAGCGTGACGCCCTTCACCAGCAGCACGTCGTGCCCCTGAGTTGTGCACCTGAGCACAGCAGCACCTCTGACAAGCGCGCGTCACGCACGCAGtcaaagcagcagcagaggagTAATAGGCCTAGGCCCAGACAGATCACGCTCCGCCACGACGCTGACTTGTCGCCGCTGCAGCAGCACGAGGTGCCCCCGATTCACTGGATGGCGCAGCTGTCTGACATAAACGCCAGGCTGCTGGACCTGGCGTCCGCTTTGCCTACTCCCCAGGATGGACCGCTGATGGGTCGTCCTGTTGATGAGAGGTTTAGAAGTCAGGGGTTTCCTATTGAGGATATGTTCAAGCTCACGCGATGTGTTGCTGATATTCTTGAGAAACCATCTTCCAACAATGATGGGAGTAAGATGCATCACTCTACCATTGATGGAAGTGATCCCGGCAATGCCATGTTCATCTTGTCAACATACGTGCGTCTGCTCGACATGTATCAACGAGTCTTCAGCCTCGTACACACGGAGCTAGCAACACAGACAGACACAG CTTCTGGAAACTACCCGCCGTGA